A window of Microcoleus sp. bin38.metabat.b11b12b14.051 genomic DNA:
ACGGCGACTGTTTCCAAAACTGAGTTTGAACCGTTTCGACAGCTAACTGAAGGCGATCGAGAACCGCCGAGTTTGATTCCGCTGGCAGATTTGCAGGATCTAATTGCGCGCGTACAACAGACAAAAGGACTCGCAGATCCGAGTTTGGCTAGTCTGTATGCGAGTATGGGGAAGATTTATCACAGAAGGATCGAGTCTGGAGAGTGCGAAAATTTTCAGGATGAGTATGAATTGGCGATCGATTTTTTCCAAAAGGCGATCGGGCTACAACAAGGGTTAGAGATGGAAGCGGAATTATCAAGTAGCTTGAATTACCTCGCCGGACTTTATGAATCCCAAGGAAGGTACTCGGAAGCCGAACCGCTGTATTTGCAAGCTGTCGAAATAGACAAGCGTTCGCTTCCTGAAGACCATCATGATTTAGCTATTGACTTCAACAATTTAGCCGCACTTTATAAATCCCAAGGAAGGTACTCCGAAGCCGAACCGCTGCTTTTGCAAGCTGTGGAAATAGACAAGCGTTCGCTTCCTGAAGACCATCCCAGTTTAGCTATTCACCTCAACAATTTAGCCGGACTTTATAAATCCCAAGGAAGGTACTCGGAAGCGGAACCGCTGTTTTTGCAAGCCTTGGAAATAGACAAGCGTTCGCTTCCTGAAGACCATCCCAGTTTAGCTACTCACCTCAACAATTTAGCCGCACTTTATAAATCCCAAGGAAGGTACTCGGAAGCGGAACCGCTGTATTTACAAGCTGTGGAAATAGACAAGCATTCGCTTCCTGAAGACCATCCCAGTTTAGCTATTCGTCTCAACAATTTAGCCCTACTTTATGAATCCCAAGGAAGGTACTCGGAAGCGGAACCGCTGTATTTGCAAGCTGTGGAAATAGACAAGCGTTCGCTTCCTGAAGACCATCCCAGTTTAGCTATTGACTTCAACAATTTAGCCGGACTTTATGAATCCCAAGGAAGGTACTCGGAAGCCGAACCGCTGTATTTGCAAGCCTTGGAAATTTTTCGCAGCAAGTTACCAGAAAACCACCCGAACATTCAGACTGTGTGGGAAAATTATGTTTTGCTGTGGCGGGAAGGAATTAGTAAAGGAGATTTGACATTTGAGCAATTGTCTGAACATCCTTTCGGGGAAATGTTATTAGCAGAACTTCAGGAATAAAGAAAAATATCGCTTTCAGTTACAAATATTGTTAAAATGTATAATATGCAGCCTAGATTGCATATCGAAACATTCCCTAGTCAAGCAAAAGGGTAAAAATATGGGCAGAGTTACCGCAACAATCGCCGTCACCAACCACATTGATGAAATTCTGGCAGAAAGAGGGTTTATATCAACAGAACAAATACGGTCTGTTACCCTCGATAATGTCTTAGTGGATACAGGTGCAACTCGACTTTGCTTACCAGCAGAGATTATCAGTCAGTTGGGTTTGTCAATGCTAGGCGAAATCGACGGAGAGACAGCCATCGGTACCAGAAAGTTTCGGATTTTCAAAGATGTGAGTCTTGTCATAGCGGGAAGAGAAGGAAGGTATGATTGCGTTGAACTACCCGCAGGACAAGAACCTTTAATCGGCTTAATTCCACTCGAAGATTTAGGCTTGGAACCAGATTTGAAAAATCAACGGTTGATTGTTTTACCAGCAGAGGGGAATCAAAGCTATATTCGGGTTTAGCAACAATATTTGTAGGGTGTGTCGCTATGAACAATCTCTAAATCCAATCGACAATTTCACGGCGACGCACCTGACTACTACTGATAATATCATTTCCGGTCGATCGATCGCAATCAGATTCGTTCGTAGTGCGGACTTAAGTCCGCAAAATTTAAATCTTTGCGGACTTAAGTCCGCACTACTAACCGTTTTTTTATGGTAATTGACCGGAGATGATATAAGAACTCGCTGGTGCGTGAGGCGCTGAATCCAGTTACTCGATTTGTGACAATTGTTAATCGCCGCGCCTCACACACCCTACAAGATTGATTGAGTTTTTTCTGGTGCGTGAGGTGCTGCAATCTTGTTACTCGATTTGTGACAATTGTTAATCGCCGCGCCTCACACACCCTACAATCTGGTAAACAAGTTAATATATATGTTGGCAATAAAATGACAGTAACTACTCATCAACTTATTCAGTGGAAACAGCAAGGGCGGGCGATTGTGGTGCTGACAGGTTATGATTATGCGATCGCCCAACTCATCGACCAAGCCGGCGCAGACATCATCCTCGTCGGCGATTCCCTCGCCATGACAATCTTGGGCTACGAGACAACACTCCCCCTCACCCTCGATGAAATGCTGCACCACGCTAAAGCTGTGCGTCGCGGAGTCAAACAAGCATTAATGGTTGTCGATTTGCCATTTTTAACTTACCAAGAAAGTCCCCAGCAAGCCATGCACTCGGCGGGAAGAGTTTTGAAAGAAACCGGCGCTCAAGCTGTAAAATTGGAGGGCGGATATCCAGCAATGGCCGCGACGGTTTCGCAGCTAACTTCCGCCGGGATTCCGGTGATGGGCCACGTGGGCTTAACTCCGCAGTCGGTACACCAACTCGGTTACAAAAAACAAGGCAAAACATCGGAATCTGCCGATCGCATCTTAGCAGAGTCGATCGCCCTCGAATCAGCCGGTGCCTTTGCGATCGTCCTCGAACACATTCCCGCAGACTTAGCCGCCCAAATTACCCAAAAATTAACTATTCCCACCATTGGTATCGGCGCGGGCCCGCACTGCGACGGACAAGTTTTAGTTACTTCCGATTTGTTGGGACTTTCCGAAAAACAGCCGCCCTTTGCCAAAGCTTACGCCAATTTGCGAGCAACAATTACCCAAGCTGTCAAAGATTATTCCCTAGAAGTTAGAGAACGAAAATTTCCCGAATAGGTTCGTAGTGAGGACTTTAGTCCTTAAAAAGGAGGATTAAAGTCCGAACGATCAAACCTAATTTACACCTTCGGCTGACCCTCTTCCTCATTCTCCTTCTCCTTGAGGGCGGATTCATCATCACCTAGACCGACCCCTTCCTTAAAACTCCGCAAGGTTTTTCCCAAAG
This region includes:
- a CDS encoding tetratricopeptide repeat protein, translating into MSNLNSQNQDNYEDLLVSIEAGKDILNLLIAVCDDSDCREQLISKCEAELEPDIRRYRVELARGEPSLRSALATLVEREPYLQQRGKAVITVMGVEKLRFFKGFDNVRSEQEVFFGYLQWTREALREFPFSIVLWVTRQIEVLISNDSPDFWGWRKGVFRFETKKTATVSKTEFEPFRQLTEGDREPPSLIPLADLQDLIARVQQTKGLADPSLASLYASMGKIYHRRIESGECENFQDEYELAIDFFQKAIGLQQGLEMEAELSSSLNYLAGLYESQGRYSEAEPLYLQAVEIDKRSLPEDHHDLAIDFNNLAALYKSQGRYSEAEPLLLQAVEIDKRSLPEDHPSLAIHLNNLAGLYKSQGRYSEAEPLFLQALEIDKRSLPEDHPSLATHLNNLAALYKSQGRYSEAEPLYLQAVEIDKHSLPEDHPSLAIRLNNLALLYESQGRYSEAEPLYLQAVEIDKRSLPEDHPSLAIDFNNLAGLYESQGRYSEAEPLYLQALEIFRSKLPENHPNIQTVWENYVLLWREGISKGDLTFEQLSEHPFGEMLLAELQE
- the panB gene encoding 3-methyl-2-oxobutanoate hydroxymethyltransferase, with translation MTVTTHQLIQWKQQGRAIVVLTGYDYAIAQLIDQAGADIILVGDSLAMTILGYETTLPLTLDEMLHHAKAVRRGVKQALMVVDLPFLTYQESPQQAMHSAGRVLKETGAQAVKLEGGYPAMAATVSQLTSAGIPVMGHVGLTPQSVHQLGYKKQGKTSESADRILAESIALESAGAFAIVLEHIPADLAAQITQKLTIPTIGIGAGPHCDGQVLVTSDLLGLSEKQPPFAKAYANLRATITQAVKDYSLEVRERKFPE
- a CDS encoding aspartyl protease; this translates as MGRVTATIAVTNHIDEILAERGFISTEQIRSVTLDNVLVDTGATRLCLPAEIISQLGLSMLGEIDGETAIGTRKFRIFKDVSLVIAGREGRYDCVELPAGQEPLIGLIPLEDLGLEPDLKNQRLIVLPAEGNQSYIRV
- the tatA gene encoding twin-arginine translocase TatA/TatE family subunit; this encodes MFGLGLPEMGIIAVVAMLIFGPKKIPELGNALGKTLRSFKEGVGLGDDESALKEKENEEEGQPKV